The proteins below come from a single Rariglobus hedericola genomic window:
- a CDS encoding TrmH family RNA methyltransferase yields the protein MLLLAAMLTKAQLSRLRALREKKNRELEGLYVVENPKVVSELLAAGVAFAELYATAAWDGPASVKRIEVTTDEMARISHFPTPSAVFAVGRIESAALPAGALGNGLTLALDGIQDPGNVGTLLRIADWFAFDRVLLSPDCADLFSQKVINASMGSFVRVKTFTVNLPSALSDDCVPVLGCDLGGDDVHTLPSITNAVVVIGSEGRGLSPAVRAVVTRFITIPKYGSAESLNAGVAAAIVCDNLRRARGK from the coding sequence GTGCTCTTGCTCGCCGCCATGTTGACCAAGGCCCAACTTTCCCGCCTGCGCGCGCTCCGCGAAAAAAAGAACCGCGAGCTTGAGGGCCTCTACGTGGTCGAAAACCCCAAGGTCGTCAGCGAACTCCTCGCCGCCGGTGTCGCCTTCGCCGAACTCTATGCCACCGCTGCCTGGGATGGTCCCGCCAGCGTAAAACGCATCGAGGTAACCACCGACGAGATGGCCCGCATCAGTCATTTTCCCACTCCGTCCGCCGTGTTCGCCGTGGGTCGTATCGAATCCGCCGCGCTGCCCGCTGGCGCGCTTGGCAACGGACTGACCCTCGCCCTCGATGGCATTCAAGATCCGGGCAATGTCGGCACGCTCCTGCGCATCGCCGACTGGTTCGCCTTTGACCGTGTGTTGCTCTCACCGGACTGCGCCGACCTGTTTTCACAGAAGGTGATCAACGCCAGCATGGGCTCCTTTGTGCGCGTCAAAACATTCACCGTGAACCTGCCGTCCGCGCTCAGTGACGACTGCGTGCCGGTGCTCGGCTGCGATCTGGGCGGAGATGATGTGCACACGTTGCCGTCCATCACCAACGCCGTCGTCGTGATCGGCAGCGAAGGCCGAGGCCTCTCGCCGGCCGTCCGCGCAGTGGTCACGCGTTTTATCACCATCCCGAAATATGGCAGCGCCGAATCCCTCAACGCCGGTGTCGCCGCCGCCATCGTCTGCGACAACCTGCGCCGCGCCCGAGGCAAGTAA
- a CDS encoding ethanolamine ammonia-lyase subunit EutB: MSFATTIGRTRHTFATLAELLAKATPHRSGDVLAGVAAASAEERIAAQLCLADVPLARFLEDLLIPYEADEVTRLIIDSHDRAAFAPIAGLTVGQFRDWLLRYETDSTVLTALAPGLTPEMVAAVSKLMGNQDLILVAKKCRVVTAFRSTIGLPGRLAVRLQPNHPTDDPQGIAASILDGLLYGCGDAVIGINPATDSVPAMETLLRLIDELVHRYEIPTQSCILAHVTTALQAMQRGAPVDLVFQSITGTEAANKSFGINLALLAEAHAAALSLKRGTVGDNCMYFETGQGSCLSAGAHHGLDQQTCEVRAYAVARPFKPLLVNTVVGFIGPEYLYDGKQIIRAGLEDHCCGKLLGLPMGVDVCYTNHAEADQDDMDNLLTLLGVAGCNFIMGIPGADDIMLGYQSTSFHDSHYLRQVLGLKPAPEFEQWLEKMRIASDGRRLLPVTGQHALLASAKISA; this comes from the coding sequence ATGAGTTTCGCGACCACCATCGGCCGCACGCGCCACACCTTCGCCACGCTCGCCGAGTTGCTGGCCAAGGCCACGCCGCACCGTTCCGGCGACGTGCTTGCCGGTGTCGCCGCCGCGTCTGCCGAGGAACGCATCGCCGCCCAGCTCTGCCTCGCCGATGTCCCGCTCGCCCGCTTTCTCGAAGACCTGCTCATTCCCTACGAGGCCGACGAGGTCACCCGCCTCATCATCGACAGCCACGACCGCGCCGCCTTCGCGCCCATCGCCGGCCTGACCGTCGGCCAATTCCGCGACTGGCTCCTCCGCTACGAAACCGATTCGACCGTCCTCACCGCGCTCGCCCCCGGTCTCACGCCTGAAATGGTCGCCGCCGTGTCGAAGCTCATGGGCAACCAGGACCTCATCCTCGTCGCCAAAAAATGCCGCGTCGTCACCGCCTTCCGATCGACCATAGGCCTGCCAGGACGTCTCGCGGTCCGTCTCCAACCCAACCACCCGACCGACGACCCGCAGGGCATCGCCGCCTCGATCCTCGACGGACTCCTCTACGGCTGCGGCGACGCCGTGATCGGCATCAACCCGGCCACCGACAGCGTGCCTGCGATGGAGACGCTTCTCCGTCTCATCGACGAACTCGTCCACCGCTACGAAATCCCCACGCAGTCCTGCATCCTCGCCCACGTGACGACCGCGCTCCAGGCCATGCAACGCGGAGCGCCCGTCGACCTCGTTTTCCAATCCATCACCGGCACCGAGGCGGCCAACAAAAGCTTCGGCATCAACCTCGCGCTACTCGCCGAGGCGCACGCCGCCGCTCTCTCACTCAAACGCGGCACGGTCGGCGACAACTGCATGTATTTCGAAACCGGCCAAGGCTCGTGCCTCTCGGCCGGCGCGCATCACGGACTCGACCAGCAGACCTGCGAAGTTCGCGCTTACGCCGTCGCGCGTCCGTTCAAACCGCTCCTCGTCAACACGGTCGTCGGCTTCATCGGTCCGGAATACCTCTACGACGGAAAACAAATCATCCGCGCCGGCCTCGAAGACCACTGCTGCGGCAAACTCCTCGGCCTACCGATGGGCGTGGATGTGTGTTACACCAACCACGCCGAAGCCGACCAGGACGACATGGACAACCTCCTCACGCTCCTCGGTGTGGCGGGCTGCAACTTCATCATGGGCATCCCCGGCGCCGACGACATCATGCTCGGTTACCAATCTACCTCATTTCACGACAGCCACTATCTCCGCCAAGTTCTCGGCCTAAAACCCGCCCCTGAGTTCGAGCAATGGCTCGAAAAAATGCGCATCGCGAGCGACGGCCGCCGCCTTCTCCCCGTCACCGGCCAGCATGCACTGCTCGCCAGCGCGAAGATCTCAGCGTAA
- a CDS encoding aldo/keto reductase, which produces MNSPSSPLRWGILSTGRIAGVFAQGVALSASGRVVAVGSRSLESAQKFAAAQGIARAHGSYEELLADPEVDAVYVATPHPQHAEWVIKAAEAGKHILCEKPMGLNHAEAMVMVQAARDHGVVLMEAFMYRCHPQTAKIAELVRSGALGTVGLVQATFSFKTDYNATSRLWANDAGGGGILDVGCYAVSMARLVAGAASQKPFLDPVAVTGAGVLHPESRADMYTAATLTFENNVIAQVSAGVGLNQDNVVRIYGSAGWLHVPSPWVMNREGGSSKLILHKAGAPAPEEVVIEGGPLYALEADAFAAAVRAGLRDVPQMSTDDTLGNLATLDQWRAAIGLTYEAEKPAAYTHTIARRTLRRRESAPMTYATIPGVALPVSRLVMGCDNQRTMPHAAAMWDDFFERGGNTFDTAWLYGGGLQERLLGQWMKNRGLRDDVVVIAKGGHTPHCTPEGITRQLHESLERLQTGRVDVYMMHRDNPEVPVGELVDVLNEHVSAGRIGIFGGSNWSIERTAAANRYAKRKGLQGFGVLSNNFSLARMVEAPWGGCISSSDEASRKWLKKTQLPLFAWSSQARGFFTDRAGRDKTSDAELVRCWYSEDNFARRERAVALAAKKGVSPIAIAAAYVLHQPFPTFALIGPRVIAETVNSLDCLGMKLSRQEVAWLNLEREKL; this is translated from the coding sequence ATGAATTCTCCTTCCTCGCCCCTTCGCTGGGGTATTCTGAGCACCGGACGTATCGCCGGTGTGTTTGCCCAGGGTGTCGCGTTGTCCGCCAGCGGTCGCGTGGTCGCGGTCGGCAGCCGGTCACTCGAATCTGCTCAAAAATTTGCCGCCGCGCAGGGCATCGCCCGTGCGCATGGCAGTTACGAAGAACTCCTCGCCGATCCTGAAGTCGATGCGGTGTATGTGGCCACGCCGCACCCGCAGCATGCGGAGTGGGTGATCAAGGCGGCCGAGGCCGGGAAGCACATCCTCTGTGAAAAACCGATGGGCCTGAATCACGCCGAAGCGATGGTGATGGTGCAGGCGGCGCGCGATCACGGGGTCGTGCTCATGGAGGCGTTTATGTATCGTTGTCATCCGCAGACGGCGAAGATTGCCGAGCTCGTTCGTTCCGGTGCGCTGGGCACGGTCGGGCTGGTGCAGGCGACGTTCAGTTTTAAAACCGACTACAACGCCACGTCGCGCCTGTGGGCCAACGATGCCGGCGGCGGTGGCATTCTGGATGTGGGTTGTTACGCGGTGTCGATGGCGCGGCTGGTGGCCGGTGCGGCCTCGCAAAAGCCGTTTCTAGATCCGGTCGCCGTGACCGGCGCGGGCGTGCTGCATCCCGAGAGCAGGGCTGACATGTATACGGCGGCGACCCTGACGTTTGAAAACAATGTGATCGCGCAGGTTTCCGCCGGCGTGGGGCTCAATCAAGACAACGTCGTTCGCATCTATGGTTCGGCTGGATGGCTGCATGTGCCCTCTCCCTGGGTGATGAATCGCGAAGGCGGTTCGTCGAAATTAATTTTGCACAAGGCCGGTGCGCCCGCACCGGAGGAAGTCGTGATCGAGGGCGGACCGCTTTACGCGCTCGAAGCCGATGCCTTTGCGGCTGCGGTGCGCGCGGGTTTGCGGGATGTGCCGCAGATGAGCACCGATGATACGCTGGGCAATCTGGCCACGCTGGACCAGTGGCGCGCGGCGATTGGACTGACCTACGAAGCGGAAAAGCCGGCCGCCTACACGCACACGATCGCGCGCCGCACGTTGCGACGTCGTGAGTCGGCGCCGATGACGTATGCAACGATTCCGGGAGTGGCGCTGCCCGTGTCGCGTCTCGTGATGGGCTGCGACAACCAGCGCACGATGCCGCATGCCGCGGCGATGTGGGACGATTTTTTCGAGCGTGGCGGCAACACCTTCGACACGGCGTGGCTGTATGGTGGCGGCCTGCAGGAGCGCCTGCTCGGCCAGTGGATGAAGAACCGCGGACTGCGTGACGACGTCGTCGTGATCGCCAAGGGCGGACACACGCCGCACTGCACGCCGGAAGGTATCACGCGGCAGTTGCACGAATCGCTCGAACGACTGCAAACCGGGCGGGTGGATGTTTACATGATGCACCGAGACAATCCCGAGGTGCCGGTGGGCGAGCTGGTCGATGTGCTCAACGAGCATGTCAGCGCGGGACGCATCGGGATCTTTGGCGGTTCCAACTGGAGCATCGAGCGGACGGCCGCGGCGAATCGTTACGCGAAGCGCAAGGGCCTTCAGGGCTTCGGCGTGCTCTCCAATAATTTCTCGCTGGCCCGGATGGTCGAGGCGCCGTGGGGCGGTTGCATCTCGTCGAGTGACGAGGCTTCGCGCAAGTGGCTCAAGAAAACTCAACTCCCGCTTTTCGCGTGGTCGAGTCAGGCGCGCGGGTTTTTTACGGACCGTGCGGGGCGGGATAAAACGTCCGATGCGGAATTGGTGCGCTGCTGGTATTCCGAGGACAACTTTGCGCGCCGCGAGCGTGCGGTCGCGCTGGCGGCGAAGAAAGGCGTGTCGCCCATCGCCATCGCGGCGGCCTATGTGTTGCACCAGCCGTTTCCGACCTTCGCATTGATCGGGCCGCGGGTCATCGCGGAGACGGTAAACTCCCTCGACTGCCTCGGCATGAAGCTCTCCCGCCAGGAAGTCGCTTGGCTCAATCTGGAGCGCGAAAAACTCTGA
- a CDS encoding AraC family transcriptional regulator translates to MANLQLWQHRPRIQLAMIMPRASKRSLRYWEHTHSFHEIGFLLEGDCNWQLGTKRERLHAGDLLFVPAGTKHYEKTPAGASARIGWIGFDFGDEIAEIPGPLRVPLASGEYNVELKRLFETVFAERQSDALAHAERAELALREILILLCRLRPAGEAIKASRAPKTLRATQLMRSAALTLCSNLAQPMRIRDLAHYHSLSSSHFALLFRRHQGETPRRFLQNARLARAKVLLKEDALNVKEIAAACGYVDAAHFCHAFKAATKLTPKHFRERSRA, encoded by the coding sequence ATGGCTAATCTACAACTTTGGCAGCACCGGCCCCGCATCCAGCTCGCCATGATCATGCCCCGTGCATCGAAGCGCAGCCTGCGTTACTGGGAGCACACCCATTCGTTTCACGAGATAGGATTTTTACTGGAGGGAGACTGCAACTGGCAGCTAGGCACCAAGCGCGAACGGCTCCACGCCGGAGATCTGTTGTTCGTGCCCGCCGGCACCAAGCATTACGAAAAGACACCTGCCGGCGCGAGTGCGCGCATCGGTTGGATCGGTTTCGATTTTGGTGATGAGATCGCCGAAATACCCGGGCCTCTGCGCGTGCCGCTCGCTTCCGGTGAATACAATGTGGAGCTCAAGCGTCTGTTTGAAACCGTGTTCGCCGAGCGGCAAAGCGACGCGCTCGCCCACGCTGAACGCGCCGAACTCGCCTTGCGCGAGATCTTGATTCTGCTGTGCCGTCTCCGTCCCGCCGGTGAAGCCATCAAGGCCAGTCGCGCACCGAAAACGCTGCGCGCCACCCAGCTGATGCGCTCCGCCGCCCTCACGCTTTGCTCGAATCTCGCGCAGCCGATGCGCATCCGTGACCTCGCGCACTATCACTCGTTGAGCTCCTCGCACTTTGCCCTGTTGTTTCGCCGCCATCAGGGAGAAACCCCGCGCCGCTTCCTCCAAAATGCCCGCCTGGCCCGGGCCAAGGTGCTCTTGAAAGAAGATGCGTTGAACGTGAAGGAGATCGCCGCCGCGTGCGGCTACGTCGATGCCGCGCACTTTTGCCACGCTTTCAAAGCAGCGACCAAGCTCACCCCGAAACACTTTCGCGAACGGAGCCGCGCCTGA
- a CDS encoding DUF4339 domain-containing protein yields MVDLVLRLEVAMRHRQTTCTLRMPDQTWIAVNQEQKGPFSADELRAKMAAAEINGLTLYWQEGMSGWRELREWQEVFSSAPAQAAATTTPTFRASAAKSFSSRSDDVIIREEHIKHEAALRSVGTLYYIGGVLIVFACVAAFTGRVPEKNAHLGPVVQTIMAAFAVIAFVMGRMFRKLTPSVKVPGTVMAVIGLINFPIGTLINAYILYLIHSAKGKVVLSPEYKDIIAATPQIKYKTSIIVKICVVLLILMLLLAVVGTAISGYRKG; encoded by the coding sequence TTGGTTGACCTCGTGTTGCGACTTGAAGTCGCGATGCGTCATCGGCAAACCACATGCACTTTACGCATGCCCGACCAAACCTGGATTGCCGTTAACCAAGAACAGAAGGGCCCGTTCAGCGCGGATGAGTTGCGCGCCAAAATGGCGGCAGCGGAGATCAACGGGCTCACGCTTTACTGGCAGGAGGGCATGTCGGGCTGGCGTGAATTGCGGGAATGGCAGGAGGTTTTTTCATCGGCGCCTGCGCAAGCGGCCGCAACGACGACCCCGACATTCCGTGCCTCCGCCGCGAAGTCGTTTTCATCGCGGAGTGACGATGTGATTATCCGCGAGGAGCACATCAAGCACGAGGCGGCTCTACGCTCGGTGGGCACGCTTTATTATATCGGCGGAGTGTTGATCGTGTTCGCTTGTGTGGCGGCTTTCACGGGACGGGTCCCCGAGAAAAATGCCCACTTGGGCCCTGTGGTTCAGACGATTATGGCAGCGTTTGCGGTGATCGCTTTTGTCATGGGCCGCATGTTTCGAAAACTTACGCCGTCCGTTAAAGTTCCCGGGACAGTGATGGCGGTGATCGGGTTGATCAATTTCCCCATCGGCACGCTGATCAACGCCTACATCCTTTATCTGATCCATTCCGCGAAGGGAAAGGTGGTGCTATCTCCGGAATACAAGGACATCATCGCGGCGACGCCGCAGATCAAATACAAGACCAGCATCATCGTGAAAATATGCGTGGTCTTGTTGATCTTGATGCTCCTGTTGGCGGTCGTGGGCACCGCGATTTCAGGCTATCGCAAGGGTTGA
- a CDS encoding phosphotransferase enzyme family protein translates to MSSALKTPITPAAFSALPTRAQLRRVEQLARQALPLFGLHPASAIKLLNYSENATWLITPPSGPRRVLRINRPGYHPRNYIATELSWVRALKRDTSILTAEPLPGLDGELVQHVWHPAVPEPRHCVLMTFVEGTEPDDTNRLASFALLGEVTAQLHRHAAGWKPDHPILRERWDFDTMVGPSGHWGRWENGLGMTPAKKKHLARVLPVIRRRVDKIGYDRARFGLIHADLRAANLLVHDGQVAVIDFDDCGHSWFIYDLAAALSFIETHPDVPAYIDAWLGGYTRQRRLSKQEIAEIPTFIMLRRMLLVAWIGSHADTAQAQAMGPKYTTDTCDLADAYLSRFN, encoded by the coding sequence GTGTCCTCTGCGTTAAAAACTCCGATCACGCCCGCCGCTTTCTCCGCGCTGCCCACGCGCGCCCAGCTCCGACGCGTCGAGCAACTCGCCCGACAGGCGCTCCCGCTCTTCGGACTCCATCCTGCGTCCGCGATCAAGCTTCTCAACTACTCCGAGAACGCCACCTGGCTCATCACGCCGCCGTCCGGTCCGCGGCGCGTCCTCCGCATCAACCGCCCCGGGTATCACCCGCGCAACTACATCGCCACCGAGCTCTCGTGGGTCCGCGCCCTCAAGCGCGATACGTCCATTCTCACCGCCGAGCCGCTGCCTGGACTCGACGGCGAACTCGTCCAACATGTTTGGCACCCCGCCGTTCCTGAGCCTCGTCACTGCGTCCTCATGACATTCGTCGAGGGCACCGAGCCCGACGACACCAACCGCCTCGCTTCCTTCGCCCTCCTCGGCGAAGTCACCGCCCAACTCCACCGCCACGCCGCCGGCTGGAAACCCGATCATCCCATCCTCCGCGAACGCTGGGATTTCGACACCATGGTCGGCCCCTCCGGACACTGGGGCCGCTGGGAAAACGGCCTCGGCATGACGCCCGCCAAAAAGAAACACCTCGCCCGCGTCCTCCCCGTCATCCGCCGCCGCGTCGATAAAATCGGCTACGACCGCGCTCGCTTCGGTCTCATCCACGCCGACCTCCGCGCCGCCAACCTCCTCGTCCACGACGGACAAGTCGCCGTGATCGACTTCGACGACTGCGGACACTCCTGGTTCATCTACGACCTCGCCGCCGCGTTGAGCTTCATCGAAACGCACCCCGACGTCCCCGCCTACATCGATGCGTGGCTGGGCGGCTACACCCGCCAACGCCGCCTCTCGAAACAGGAAATCGCGGAAATCCCCACTTTCATCATGCTCCGCCGCATGCTCCTCGTCGCTTGGATCGGCTCCCACGCCGACACCGCCCAAGCCCAGGCGATGGGCCCTAAATACACGACCGACACCTGCGACCTCGCCGACGCCTACCTTTCCCGCTTTAACTGA
- a CDS encoding sodium:solute symporter family transporter, with translation MHWLDWLIVIVPVVLILWLAVYSKKYVRGVVDFLAAGRVAGRYVLSAGDMTSGLGVIALVALVESKYQVGYALSFWEYLTIPVGIAMSLTGYCVYRFRATRSLSIGQFLEMRYNRKFRIVAASLRTLSEMLTNAIGPAIAANFFIYFLGLPHKIMIFGLALPMFALLVGASLVLCMLVIWPGGRISLLITDAFQGLISYPIFVIIAGYIFLHFGWHDTIAPVMMDRVDGENFINPFDIEKLRDFNIFALVVTIMGNILNRASWIGNDTSNCGRTPHEQKMAGILGTWRTLYSNLMLLLVAVMIITLMTHRSFSNQAHEIRQQLTQQVAAEAVVDPALRARLDANIAALPVAQHQIGVDAPLSRQDNIDTPYLQTARETLGNTPEGNVQFQKFRTLYQQMMLPVAIKNLLPVGLMGLFCLLMIMLMLSTDDSRVFNASSTIIQDIVMPLRKKGFTPEQHLLALRLCSTSVCVFFFVVSLFFVQLDYINMFTTIMTGMWLGGAGPIMIFGLYSRFGTTTGAFCSLIFGSGLSIGGLIVQRTWASNLYPWLHGQGWDVPFGRFLETVSSPFHPYVVWQMDAVKFPINSYELYFMSMITGIVAYVVGSLLTYKTPYNLDRLLHRGIYDVEGQAKPAFKWTPGNVAKALVGITPEYTRGDKIIAWSVVGYAIVYKFGLCFVAVLIWNMISPWPTEWWSTYFFITSLCVTGVVGIVSTFWFLIGGIIDMKRLFKDLEARVDNPLDNGQVDGHVSVADKAIFEERTHEKQD, from the coding sequence ATGCATTGGCTCGACTGGCTCATCGTAATCGTTCCTGTGGTTTTGATTCTCTGGCTCGCGGTGTATTCGAAAAAATACGTGCGCGGTGTGGTGGACTTCCTCGCCGCCGGTCGCGTGGCCGGCCGCTACGTGCTCTCGGCGGGTGACATGACTTCCGGCCTCGGCGTCATCGCCTTGGTCGCGCTGGTCGAATCGAAATATCAGGTCGGCTACGCGCTCTCGTTTTGGGAATACCTGACGATCCCCGTGGGCATTGCCATGAGTCTGACCGGTTACTGCGTCTATCGTTTCCGCGCGACGCGCTCCCTTTCGATCGGCCAGTTCCTCGAGATGCGTTACAACCGCAAATTCCGCATCGTGGCGGCCTCGTTGCGCACGCTTTCGGAAATGCTGACCAACGCGATCGGCCCGGCCATCGCGGCCAACTTCTTCATCTATTTCCTCGGCCTGCCGCACAAGATCATGATCTTCGGTCTGGCGCTGCCGATGTTCGCCCTGCTCGTGGGTGCGTCTCTGGTTCTGTGCATGTTGGTCATCTGGCCGGGTGGCCGCATCTCGCTGCTGATCACCGATGCCTTCCAGGGCCTCATCAGCTACCCGATTTTCGTCATCATCGCCGGTTACATCTTCCTTCATTTCGGGTGGCACGACACCATCGCCCCGGTGATGATGGACCGCGTTGACGGTGAGAATTTCATCAACCCCTTCGACATCGAGAAACTGAGGGACTTTAACATCTTCGCCCTCGTCGTGACGATCATGGGCAACATCCTTAACCGGGCCAGTTGGATCGGCAACGACACATCCAACTGCGGTCGCACCCCGCACGAGCAAAAGATGGCCGGCATTCTCGGCACCTGGCGCACCCTTTACTCCAACCTCATGCTGCTGCTGGTCGCGGTCATGATCATCACGCTGATGACGCACCGGAGCTTTTCCAACCAGGCGCACGAAATCCGGCAGCAGCTGACGCAGCAAGTCGCGGCTGAAGCGGTCGTTGATCCCGCGTTGCGCGCCCGGCTCGACGCCAACATCGCGGCGCTCCCGGTGGCCCAGCACCAAATCGGTGTGGATGCGCCGCTTTCACGCCAGGACAATATCGACACGCCTTATCTCCAGACCGCCCGCGAGACGCTGGGCAACACGCCCGAGGGCAACGTCCAGTTCCAGAAATTCCGCACGCTCTACCAGCAGATGATGCTGCCGGTCGCCATCAAGAACCTGCTCCCCGTCGGTCTCATGGGGCTCTTCTGTTTGCTCATGATCATGCTGATGTTGTCCACCGACGACTCCCGCGTGTTCAACGCCTCCTCGACGATCATTCAGGACATCGTGATGCCGCTGCGCAAAAAAGGATTCACTCCGGAGCAGCACCTCCTCGCCCTGCGCCTCTGCTCCACCTCCGTGTGCGTTTTCTTCTTCGTGGTGTCGCTGTTCTTCGTCCAGCTCGACTACATCAACATGTTCACGACGATCATGACCGGCATGTGGCTGGGCGGTGCCGGCCCGATCATGATCTTCGGTCTCTACAGCCGCTTCGGCACGACGACAGGCGCGTTCTGTTCACTGATTTTTGGCTCCGGCCTCTCGATCGGCGGCCTCATCGTTCAGCGCACCTGGGCGTCCAACCTTTACCCTTGGCTCCACGGTCAGGGCTGGGATGTGCCGTTCGGTCGCTTCCTTGAAACGGTTTCCTCTCCGTTTCATCCTTACGTCGTCTGGCAGATGGACGCGGTTAAATTCCCCATCAATTCCTACGAGCTCTACTTCATGTCGATGATCACCGGTATCGTAGCCTACGTCGTCGGATCACTGCTCACCTACAAGACTCCTTACAACCTCGACCGCCTGCTTCATCGCGGCATTTACGATGTCGAAGGTCAGGCCAAACCGGCGTTCAAGTGGACGCCTGGTAACGTGGCCAAGGCCCTTGTCGGCATCACCCCGGAATATACACGCGGCGACAAAATCATCGCCTGGTCAGTGGTCGGCTACGCCATCGTTTACAAGTTCGGCCTCTGCTTCGTCGCCGTGCTAATCTGGAACATGATCTCGCCCTGGCCGACGGAGTGGTGGAGCACCTACTTCTTCATCACGAGCCTGTGTGTCACCGGTGTGGTCGGTATCGTCTCCACCTTCTGGTTCCTGATCGGCGGCATCATCGATATGAAGCGCCTCTTCAAGGATCTGGAGGCCCGCGTGGACAACCCCCTCGACAACGGTCAGGTGGACGGACACGTGTCCGTCGCCGACAAGGCCATCTTCGAGGAACGCACCCACGAGAAACAGGACTGA
- the eutC gene encoding ethanolamine ammonia-lyase subunit EutC: MENTDDAVIVPAADTGRDPWVGLRRYTSARIALGRTGGSQRMQTVLDFRLSHARARDAVMAPFDREGIAGRFVKAGFDTQRVVTAVTDKKTYLVRPDLGRRLADTSRSELQSLAPAWGQRDLVIIVSDGLAAQAAERHAVETVTLLAGQLRAAGWTIYPILLAPYGRVKLQDEVGELLGARHALMLLGERPGLGMPDSLGAYLTHHPCATCTDADRNCVSNIRPEGLPPLAAARKLAHLLIESARLGVSGVALKDTETMSRLDE; this comes from the coding sequence ATGGAAAACACCGATGACGCCGTAATCGTTCCCGCAGCCGATACCGGCCGCGATCCGTGGGTGGGCCTGCGCCGGTATACCTCGGCGCGAATCGCGCTGGGCCGCACCGGCGGGAGCCAGCGCATGCAGACGGTGCTCGATTTCCGCCTTTCGCACGCGCGTGCGCGGGATGCGGTCATGGCGCCTTTTGATCGTGAAGGCATTGCCGGGCGTTTCGTCAAAGCCGGCTTCGACACGCAGCGTGTTGTCACCGCGGTGACCGACAAAAAAACCTATCTCGTGCGCCCCGATCTAGGGCGACGGTTGGCGGATACGTCGCGGTCTGAACTGCAATCGCTCGCGCCTGCGTGGGGACAACGAGATCTCGTGATCATCGTTTCCGACGGACTCGCGGCGCAGGCCGCGGAACGCCATGCGGTTGAGACGGTGACGTTGCTGGCCGGTCAACTCAGGGCGGCGGGCTGGACGATTTACCCGATTCTGCTGGCTCCTTATGGCCGCGTAAAATTGCAGGACGAGGTGGGCGAGCTGCTCGGCGCGCGTCATGCGCTCATGCTCCTCGGCGAACGCCCCGGACTCGGCATGCCGGACAGCCTCGGAGCCTACCTGACGCATCATCCGTGCGCGACGTGCACCGATGCGGATCGCAATTGCGTCTCGAACATCCGGCCCGAGGGCCTTCCGCCGCTGGCCGCGGCGCGCAAACTCGCCCATTTGTTAATCGAATCAGCCCGACTCGGCGTGAGCGGCGTGGCGCTCAAGGATACGGAGACGATGAGCCGACTCGACGAGTAG
- a CDS encoding ribosomal protein L7/L12: MSHPVSDEQIATLSACIFQGRKIEAIKLYREMTGLGLKESKDAVDELEASLRGSSPDKFTAGPQAQGCLGVIVVGLLCGAGLAGYWLA, from the coding sequence ATGAGTCACCCCGTTTCAGACGAACAGATTGCGACCTTGTCGGCGTGTATTTTCCAAGGCCGAAAAATCGAAGCCATCAAGCTCTACCGTGAGATGACGGGTTTGGGGCTGAAGGAGTCCAAGGACGCCGTCGACGAGCTCGAGGCATCGCTGCGCGGGTCGTCGCCGGATAAGTTCACCGCCGGTCCGCAGGCCCAGGGTTGTTTGGGCGTGATCGTCGTCGGTTTGCTCTGTGGCGCGGGCCTGGCCGGATATTGGCTGGCCTGA